A window of the Clupea harengus chromosome 8, Ch_v2.0.2, whole genome shotgun sequence genome harbors these coding sequences:
- the si:ch211-163l21.10 gene encoding basal body-orientation factor 1, with protein MIKKKGKKGKKGKGKGKKEGKQESKGERESEIERAKANAALWETRLGITESSRLEYREAARRLAHANEQLTNQQYRAEKETVDIIAFLKKKESEKEAKISELEEELEHQKTKALEDKEQIVAEYTQMVNDMEEKFKKRLNEFRMIQGELKTIKEFRKQKANMEQDLNNIKENMHVENKEHKEMLARMEHKFFIEKVRLEKEAEQRIAQLAERAHNEAVVQLDDASCSVFKENMRLNEALTYHMNEVEQLRGRSEAMEEENSSLALHKDTSELMMKQNICKMAVQKKEILELRRKVDMLERALNIMSVQFEREKRETQEQALDSTQANCAELGKLQKLLVLREREIARVKRLAGTILEQRTELEVFFHGALEQVKQEILSNRLQYRQEALEAYHRRMSDARAGGQEYPRIRTFHRKADSTNSVFTDLAEAEKWTNMSSTQVDLSELTWEQKEKVLRLMFAKMNGLKCRKPTQTLNASGEQGRGTIAPRTAEKLLHHTFITQAPVPNRTFDLPDLHHTS; from the exons ATGATtaagaagaaggggaaaaagggaaagaagggGAAAGG taaagggaaaaaagagggaaagcagGAAtcaaaaggggaaagagagtcTGAAATCGAGAGGGCGAAAGCAAATGCTGCTCTTTGGGAAACCCGGCTGGGTATCACCGAGAGCTCACGCTTGGAATACCGTGAGGCCGCCCGAAGACTTGCCCATGCAAATGAACAGCTCACAAACCAACAGTACCGAGCCGAAAAAGAGACGGTCGATATCATTGCATTCTTGAAGAAAAAAGAATCAGAAAAAGAAGCCAAG ATTTCAGAGCTTGAAGAAGAACTAGAGCATCAAAAAACAAAGGCATTGGAGGACAAAGAGCAAATT GTTGCTGAATACACCCAAATGGTCAATGATATGGAAGAGAAATTCAAGAAGAGACTCAATGAGTTTCGTATGATCCAGGGAGAGCTGAAGACGATTAAGGAATTTCGCAAGCAGAAAGCCAACATGGAACAGGACCTTAACAAT aTTAAAGAAAACATGCACGTTGAAAATAAGGAGCACAAAGAGATGCTAGCAAGAATGGAGCACAAGTTTTTCATCGAAAAG GTCCGCCTAGAGAaggaagcagagcagaggaTTGCGCAGCTGGCTGAGCGTGCCCACAATGAAGCTGTCGT GCAACTAGACGACGCATCTTGTTCAGTGTTCAAGGAGAATATGCGTCTCAACGAGGCTCTCACCTATCACATGAATGAGGTGGAACAACTGAGAGGGAGAAGTGAGGCCATGGAAGAGGAAAATTCATCACTCGCCCTGCATAAG GATACAAGTGAGTTGATGATGAAGCAGAACATTTGTAAGATGGCCGTCCAGAAGAAGGAGATTTTGGAACTGAGGCGTAAGGTAGACATGTTGGAGCGGGCACTTAACATCATGTCAGTGCAGTTTGAgcgtgagaagagagagacccagGAGCAAGCTCTCGACAGCACACAGGCCAACTGTGCAGAGCTGGGGAAGCTGCAGAAGCTGTTGGTACTGCGTGAACGTGAAATCGCTCGAGTCAAGCGTCTCGCCGGCACAATCCTGGAGCAGCGCACTGAGCTGGAAGTCTTCTTCCATGGGGCCCTGGAGCAGGTGAAACAAGAGATTCTGTCCAACCGCTTGCAATACAG ACAGGAAGCACTGGAGGCGTACCACCGGAGGATGAGTGACGCGCGAGCAGGAGGACAGGAGTACCCCCGCATCCGCACCTTTCACAGGAAGGCCGACAGCACCAATAGTGTCTTCACTGACCTGGCGGAGGCAGAGAAATG GACAAACATGTCGAGCACCCAAGTGGACCTGTCTGAGCTGACCTGGGAACAGAAGGAGAAGGTGCTCCGACTGATGTTTGCCAAAATGAATGGCCTGAAATGCAG GAAACCAACCCAGACGCTGAACGCTTCAGGTGAACAGGGCCGAGGCACCATCGCTCCAAG AACTGCAGAGAAGCTTCTCCATCACACCTTCATCACCCAGGCCCCAGTACCAAACCGGACTTTTGACCTGCCAGATCTGCACCACACCTCTTGA